In Ochrobactrum sp. Marseille-Q0166, a single genomic region encodes these proteins:
- a CDS encoding DUF1330 domain-containing protein — protein sequence MTKAYWIARVDARDTERYKDYVSTAKPAFERYGAKFIARGGKAEAVEGPGRARNVIIEFETMQHALDCYNSPEYQAAKAIRQTVADGEIVIVEGV from the coding sequence ATGACCAAAGCCTATTGGATCGCCCGCGTGGATGCCCGTGATACGGAGCGCTACAAGGATTATGTTTCGACAGCCAAGCCTGCTTTTGAGCGTTATGGTGCGAAGTTCATAGCGCGCGGTGGCAAAGCCGAAGCCGTTGAAGGACCGGGTCGCGCGCGCAATGTCATCATCGAGTTTGAAACGATGCAGCATGCGCTCGATTGCTACAATTCACCGGAATATCAGGCTGCAAAAGCCATCCGCCAGACAGTGGCGGACGGTGAAATCGTCATCGTTGAAGGCGTGTAA
- a CDS encoding SMP-30/gluconolactonase/LRE family protein — MSAVKTTIFAEHIAELGEGPGYDPLASQTWWFDILGQHLIERADSGEIQTHDLGMKASALAVIDRERQLIVSEHGLFVRERANGRLTLHQPLEADNEVTRSNDARVHPSGSFWIGTMGKKAEKDAGSIWWYREGQVKKLFSGITITNSICFSPDGKIAYFADTDRNIIWRVDTDPETGLPTSEKSVFHHRVEDGGVDGSVVDAEGTLWNACWGGSALNAYSPQGRLIRSIKLPVSQPTCPAFIGADASVLIVTSAHEGMNENARNADPHAGKVVLLDLSVSGRHDPPVRL, encoded by the coding sequence GTGAGCGCAGTCAAGACAACAATATTTGCCGAACATATTGCCGAGCTTGGAGAGGGGCCAGGGTATGACCCGCTCGCCAGCCAAACCTGGTGGTTTGATATTCTCGGCCAGCATCTGATTGAAAGAGCAGATAGTGGCGAAATTCAAACACATGATCTTGGTATGAAAGCCAGCGCGCTTGCAGTCATTGATCGTGAGCGGCAACTCATCGTCAGTGAGCACGGTCTGTTTGTGCGGGAGCGCGCGAACGGACGCTTGACGCTGCATCAGCCGCTGGAAGCGGATAATGAGGTTACGCGCTCCAACGATGCGCGGGTGCATCCATCGGGCTCTTTCTGGATAGGAACTATGGGCAAGAAGGCCGAGAAAGATGCCGGCTCCATCTGGTGGTATCGCGAGGGACAGGTAAAGAAGCTTTTCTCCGGCATTACAATCACCAACTCGATCTGCTTTTCGCCCGACGGCAAGATCGCCTATTTTGCAGATACAGACCGCAACATCATCTGGCGCGTTGATACGGATCCCGAAACTGGCCTGCCGACATCGGAAAAGAGCGTGTTTCATCACCGTGTGGAAGATGGCGGCGTCGATGGCTCAGTGGTGGACGCAGAAGGTACGCTGTGGAACGCCTGCTGGGGCGGGAGTGCACTCAATGCCTATTCTCCCCAAGGGCGCTTGATACGCTCGATCAAGCTTCCTGTGAGCCAGCCAACATGCCCGGCTTTTATCGGTGCGGATGCTTCGGTGCTTATCGTCACCAGTGCACATGAAGGCATGAATGAAAATGCCCGCAATGCGGATCCACATGCGGGCAAAGTCGTTTTGCTTGATCTTTCCGTCAGCGGTCGTCACGATCCGCCTGTGAGATTATAA